One window of the bacterium genome contains the following:
- the pdxA gene encoding 4-hydroxythreonine-4-phosphate dehydrogenase PdxA produces MKNQKDPRDKFRPILGISVGDPGGIGPEVTAKALALQDIYSLCRPMVISDTGVMEEALRITALKLRINPISSPDQGLYQWGTLDVLHIPNMPKSKIRYGSISPEQGEASFQYVQKLIQLAIAGQIHATVTGPIHKEAINAAGHHFAGHTEIFAHMTGTKDYAMMLAHGAFRVVHVSTHVSLKEACDRVKKERILKVITLSHEVLKKMGIDPPRIAVAALNPHAGEAGLFGNEEQKEIIPAVEEARKRGILADGPIPADTVFSKMMGNMYDLVVVMYHDQGHIPVKLVGFRYDEKTNTWSEVSGVNITLGLPIVRVSVDHGTAFGKAGKGLANAGSMIEAIRMAAILSRVQA; encoded by the coding sequence ATGAAAAACCAGAAGGACCCACGGGATAAATTTAGGCCCATTCTGGGCATCTCCGTAGGGGACCCGGGAGGAATAGGCCCTGAGGTGACGGCAAAGGCCCTGGCCCTCCAAGACATATATTCTTTGTGCAGGCCCATGGTGATATCAGATACTGGGGTCATGGAGGAAGCCCTTCGCATAACAGCTCTCAAGTTAAGAATCAATCCCATATCCAGCCCAGACCAAGGCCTGTACCAGTGGGGCACCTTGGATGTGCTTCACATCCCCAACATGCCCAAATCCAAAATAAGATATGGATCAATAAGCCCTGAGCAGGGTGAAGCCTCGTTCCAATATGTGCAAAAACTAATCCAGCTGGCCATTGCCGGTCAGATCCACGCCACGGTCACAGGGCCCATCCACAAAGAGGCCATAAATGCTGCAGGCCATCATTTTGCTGGCCATACAGAGATATTCGCACACATGACCGGCACCAAAGACTACGCCATGATGCTGGCTCACGGAGCTTTCAGGGTGGTGCACGTCTCCACCCATGTGAGTCTGAAAGAGGCCTGTGATAGGGTAAAAAAAGAGAGGATACTGAAGGTCATCACTCTTTCCCATGAGGTCCTCAAGAAGATGGGCATTGATCCACCCAGGATAGCTGTGGCTGCCCTCAACCCCCATGCCGGGGAGGCAGGCCTCTTCGGCAACGAAGAACAAAAGGAGATAATACCTGCGGTGGAGGAGGCCAGAAAAAGGGGAATCCTGGCCGATGGCCCCATACCAGCGGACACAGTGTTCTCCAAGATGATGGGAAACATGTATGACCTGGTGGTGGTCATGTATCACGATCAGGGTCATATTCCCGTGAAACTGGTGGGGTTCCGCTATGACGAAAAGACAAACACATGGTCCGAGGTATCTGGGGTAAACATAACCCTCGGGCTCCCCATAGTCAGGGTTTCCGTGGACCATGGCACTGCCTTTGGCAAGGCAGGAAAGGGGCTGGCCAATGCGGGATCAATGATAGAGGCCATCCGTATGGCTGCGATTCTGAGCAGGGTCCAAGCCTGA
- the panB gene encoding 3-methyl-2-oxobutanoate hydroxymethyltransferase, whose amino-acid sequence MPKVTITQLQKMKERGERISMTTAYDYPTAHFVDKAGIEVILVGDSLAMTVLGLDSTVPVTMEEMIHHIRPVVRGAPNALIVGDMPFGSYNVSCEQAIMNATRLIKEGGCDVVKLEGGSEVADKVKAIVDGGIPVMAHIGLTPQTISKLGGFKVQGKDLQAVKNLLEGALALEEAGAFSMVIECVPEEVGRLITKKLRIPTIGIGAGRYCDGQVLVFHDMLGLFEKFLPKFVKRYANLGPEVIRALQEFKQEIKQGSFPSDEFVFGGVTQEDLRALY is encoded by the coding sequence ATGCCTAAAGTGACCATCACACAGCTACAGAAGATGAAAGAGAGGGGGGAGCGCATAAGCATGACCACTGCTTATGACTATCCCACGGCCCACTTCGTGGACAAGGCCGGTATAGAGGTTATCCTGGTGGGGGATTCCTTGGCCATGACAGTACTGGGTTTGGATTCCACGGTGCCGGTGACCATGGAAGAGATGATCCACCACATCAGGCCTGTGGTGCGAGGGGCCCCCAATGCCTTGATAGTGGGTGACATGCCCTTTGGCTCTTACAATGTTTCATGTGAACAGGCCATAATGAACGCCACCCGCCTGATTAAAGAAGGAGGATGTGATGTGGTTAAGTTGGAAGGAGGCTCGGAGGTGGCGGACAAGGTCAAAGCCATAGTTGATGGCGGCATTCCGGTGATGGCTCATATAGGCCTTACTCCTCAAACCATATCCAAGCTTGGGGGTTTCAAGGTGCAAGGAAAGGATCTCCAGGCTGTCAAAAACCTGCTGGAAGGCGCCCTGGCCCTGGAGGAGGCAGGTGCTTTCTCCATGGTCATAGAATGTGTACCGGAAGAAGTAGGCAGGCTCATCACCAAGAAACTCAGGATTCCCACCATAGGCATCGGGGCAGGCAGATACTGTGACGGCCAGGTCTTGGTTTTCCACGACATGTTGGGCTTGTTCGAGAAATTCCTGCCCAAGTTTGTGAAGCGTTACGCAAACCTGGGACCGGAAGTGATCCGTGCCCTACAGGAGTTCAAACAGGAGATAAAGCAAGGGAGCTTTCCTTCGGATGAGTTTGTGTTCGGAGGCGTAACACAAGAGGACTTAAGAGCCTTGTACTGA
- a CDS encoding ATP-dependent 6-phosphofructokinase codes for MPRGTRIVINTGGGDAPGLNAVIRAVVLAAHQRSWEVYGSRNGYEGLLDIDQMVRLSPEMVANITALGGTILGTTNKANPFELVVETASGEVQKRDVSDKIVSNFKRLGLDYLIAVGGDGSLAIAHRFFEKGIPVVGIPKTIDNDLSATMVTFGFDTAVSTATEAIDKLHSTASAHERIMVVEVMGRYAGWIALHSGIAGSADVILIPEIPYDIEKVCRRLMENELNGRRYGIVVVAEGAAPIGGAITVKGSGEPGRDQVLLGGVGENVAREIAHRTGKDTRSLVLGHLQRGGSPTTFDRLLATRFGAAAVRFIEQGLSGIMVANNPPGMTAVPLQMAVERMKKVPLDSDTVETARDLGICLGD; via the coding sequence ATGCCAAGGGGCACCAGAATTGTCATCAACACGGGAGGTGGAGATGCCCCAGGACTAAATGCCGTTATCAGAGCGGTTGTTCTGGCAGCCCACCAAAGGAGCTGGGAGGTATACGGGAGCCGAAACGGTTACGAAGGGCTCCTGGACATCGACCAAATGGTTAGGTTGAGTCCGGAGATGGTGGCCAACATTACGGCCTTGGGAGGCACCATATTGGGAACCACCAACAAGGCCAATCCCTTCGAGCTGGTGGTGGAAACCGCATCTGGGGAGGTCCAGAAAAGGGATGTTTCGGACAAGATAGTTTCGAATTTCAAGAGGCTTGGTTTGGATTACCTCATAGCAGTAGGCGGTGATGGAAGCCTGGCAATTGCTCATCGTTTCTTTGAGAAGGGAATACCAGTGGTGGGCATCCCCAAGACCATAGACAACGATCTTTCGGCCACCATGGTAACCTTCGGTTTTGACACAGCGGTTTCCACAGCCACGGAGGCCATAGACAAGCTTCACTCCACTGCTTCGGCTCACGAGAGAATAATGGTGGTGGAGGTGATGGGCAGATATGCGGGTTGGATAGCTTTGCATAGCGGCATTGCAGGCTCGGCAGATGTCATACTCATCCCGGAGATTCCTTATGACATAGAGAAGGTATGCCGGCGTCTCATGGAAAACGAACTGAATGGAAGGCGCTATGGAATAGTTGTGGTGGCAGAAGGAGCCGCTCCCATAGGTGGTGCCATTACCGTGAAGGGAAGCGGAGAGCCCGGCCGGGATCAGGTGTTGCTGGGAGGCGTTGGAGAAAACGTGGCCAGGGAGATCGCCCATAGAACAGGCAAGGATACGAGGTCACTGGTCTTAGGACACCTGCAAAGGGGAGGATCACCTACAACCTTTGACAGGCTCCTGGCCACCCGCTTTGGAGCCGCTGCGGTCAGATTCATCGAGCAGGGCCTCTCTGGCATAATGGTGGCCAACAACCCTCCTGGAATGACAGCCGTTCCTTTGCAGATGGCTGTAGAGAGGATGAAAAAGGTACCTCTTGACTCAGACACGGTTGAAACTGCCAGGGATCTGGGGATTTGTCTGGGAGACTGA
- a CDS encoding ABC transporter substrate-binding protein — translation MSTRKVCMFFLLLAFGLAIFLGWPAWSQAGKKDNSLNIAWEKELETLDLYYNTAREGIIVSYLIYDTLFYRDPKTSEYVPALATGYRWISDTILEVDLRKGVVFHDKKPMDAKDVVFTVNYVTNPENKVLVQQNVNWMERAEEVDQYKVRIHLKKPFPAALEYLANYLPIYPKDYYTKVGSKGFGFSPVGTGPYRVEKLEPGKSIVFVKNEDYFQGSPKGKPSIAKITQRTIQEVNTKLAELITGGLDWIWQVPPDQVEKLAQVPNIQVVPAETMRIGFLFMDAAGRTGANPFQKLEVRRALNHAIDRESMARKLVGGQSRVIHTACFPSQFGCTEQDAMRYDYNPEKAKQLLAQAGYPNGFEVDLYAYRERPYAEAVVGYLRAVGIKANLQFMQYAAMRDKWQAGKAALGYWTWGSYSINDCSAITGYWFKLSNDDSARDEKVKEWLEVADTTVDPQKRKEFYKKALERIAEQAYWVPLFSYVSNYAFHKDLEFTPYPDEVPRFFEARWK, via the coding sequence ATGAGCACCAGGAAGGTATGTATGTTTTTTTTGCTCTTGGCATTTGGCCTGGCGATCTTTCTTGGTTGGCCTGCCTGGAGCCAAGCGGGTAAGAAGGACAATTCCCTCAACATAGCCTGGGAGAAAGAGCTTGAGACCTTGGACCTTTATTACAATACAGCCAGAGAAGGAATAATAGTCAGCTACCTGATATACGACACCCTCTTTTACCGGGATCCCAAGACCTCGGAATATGTACCGGCCCTGGCTACAGGCTACAGATGGATAAGCGACACCATACTGGAGGTGGACCTCAGAAAAGGGGTGGTCTTTCATGACAAGAAACCCATGGATGCCAAGGACGTTGTGTTTACAGTCAACTACGTCACCAACCCTGAGAACAAAGTATTGGTGCAACAGAACGTGAACTGGATGGAAAGGGCTGAGGAGGTTGATCAGTACAAGGTTCGCATACATCTCAAGAAGCCTTTTCCGGCAGCACTGGAGTATCTTGCCAATTACCTGCCCATCTATCCCAAGGATTACTACACCAAGGTGGGCTCCAAGGGCTTCGGGTTTTCACCTGTGGGAACAGGCCCCTATCGCGTGGAGAAGTTGGAGCCAGGCAAATCCATAGTTTTTGTGAAAAACGAAGATTACTTCCAGGGCAGCCCCAAAGGTAAACCCTCCATAGCCAAGATAACCCAGCGCACCATACAGGAGGTGAACACAAAGCTGGCTGAGCTCATAACCGGGGGACTGGATTGGATCTGGCAAGTGCCCCCCGATCAGGTGGAAAAGTTGGCTCAGGTCCCCAACATTCAGGTGGTGCCTGCGGAAACCATGAGGATAGGCTTTCTGTTCATGGATGCAGCTGGAAGAACCGGGGCCAATCCCTTCCAGAAGTTGGAAGTAAGGCGTGCCTTGAACCATGCCATAGACCGGGAAAGCATGGCCCGGAAGCTTGTGGGTGGTCAATCCCGCGTGATCCACACGGCCTGCTTCCCAAGCCAGTTCGGCTGCACGGAGCAGGATGCCATGCGTTATGATTACAACCCAGAGAAGGCCAAACAGCTCTTGGCCCAGGCAGGGTATCCCAATGGATTCGAGGTGGATTTGTATGCGTACAGGGAAAGGCCCTATGCCGAGGCGGTGGTAGGTTACTTGAGGGCAGTGGGAATCAAGGCCAATCTTCAGTTCATGCAGTACGCGGCCATGAGAGACAAGTGGCAGGCTGGCAAGGCCGCCTTGGGATACTGGACATGGGGATCCTATTCCATAAACGATTGCTCAGCCATAACCGGATACTGGTTTAAGCTGAGCAATGACGATTCTGCAAGGGACGAAAAGGTCAAGGAATGGCTGGAAGTGGCAGACACCACTGTTGATCCTCAGAAACGCAAGGAATTCTACAAAAAGGCTCTGGAGAGAATCGCGGAGCAGGCCTACTGGGTGCCTTTGTTTTCATACGTATCCAACTATGCCTTTCATAAGGATCTGGAGTTCACCCCCTACCCGGATGAAGTGCCAAGGTTCTTCGAAGCCAGGTGGAAGTGA
- a CDS encoding pyridoxamine 5'-phosphate oxidase family protein, with amino-acid sequence MSSKLVEFFNRQPRLGALASCDRQGRVNVAYFNSLRMLDDRTVVMGLGENRTLANLQENPHAAFMILEPGNTLQTWKGLRVYMVMKSCERQGQLLEEIKREIARHAGEKAASLICAAVSFQVTEIRPLADFGQGWENSI; translated from the coding sequence ATGTCATCCAAGCTAGTGGAGTTTTTCAACAGGCAACCCAGATTGGGAGCCCTGGCCAGTTGTGATCGTCAAGGCAGGGTCAACGTGGCGTACTTCAATTCCCTGCGCATGTTGGACGATCGCACCGTGGTCATGGGCTTGGGTGAGAATAGAACCCTGGCTAACCTTCAGGAGAACCCTCATGCGGCTTTCATGATTCTGGAGCCGGGCAATACCCTGCAGACCTGGAAGGGCCTCAGAGTGTACATGGTCATGAAGAGCTGTGAGAGGCAGGGGCAGTTACTGGAGGAGATCAAGAGGGAGATAGCCAGACATGCCGGCGAGAAGGCCGCATCCCTGATCTGTGCGGCGGTCAGCTTCCAGGTCACAGAAATAAGACCTCTGGCCGATTTTGGACAGGGCTGGGAGAATTCCATCTGA
- a CDS encoding DUF402 domain-containing protein has product MRVKISGMYSIALARLLMEGGHEVVEPTAELKAKLGICDVQGAPQTMMQDRYSLHGVDIIGETELVWQLLRFLQVQLTDAVLVRLDPEEERDGWVRAAVEFPGAAKEALDRVRGTVVPTIPKHHRLRIVNWRAVKSCEQDLGNDSWEIHQAGQKLFQELVLGCLGRGGSVRLEHVRVGARPARPREAILIEFSSEGFVVKRRLSQGWYDGLDMPIEEGDYAITEIREGAWSVRHVYYSGTGAMKGEYHNINTPVEMYPYGARYVDLEIDVVRRPGEPAFLVDKERLELLAREGYVSENLRNKALEVAQGILQRLNR; this is encoded by the coding sequence TTGAGGGTCAAGATCAGCGGAATGTATAGCATTGCCCTGGCCAGGCTGCTTATGGAAGGAGGCCATGAGGTGGTGGAGCCCACGGCCGAGCTCAAAGCAAAGCTGGGAATTTGCGATGTGCAGGGAGCTCCTCAAACCATGATGCAAGATCGCTATAGTCTTCACGGAGTCGATATCATAGGGGAGACAGAATTGGTTTGGCAGTTGCTTCGCTTTTTGCAGGTACAACTGACAGATGCGGTCCTGGTAAGACTGGATCCAGAAGAAGAAAGAGACGGTTGGGTGAGGGCGGCCGTGGAGTTTCCCGGTGCGGCCAAGGAGGCGCTGGATCGTGTTCGTGGGACCGTGGTGCCCACAATTCCCAAACATCACAGGCTCAGGATAGTCAATTGGCGCGCGGTGAAGAGTTGTGAGCAAGACTTGGGAAATGACTCCTGGGAGATCCATCAGGCCGGGCAGAAATTGTTTCAGGAGCTGGTTTTGGGTTGCCTGGGCAGGGGTGGGTCCGTGAGGTTGGAACATGTAAGGGTTGGGGCAAGACCTGCCAGACCCAGGGAGGCCATTCTCATAGAGTTTTCCTCCGAGGGATTCGTGGTCAAGAGAAGGCTCAGCCAGGGATGGTATGATGGCTTGGACATGCCCATAGAGGAAGGGGATTATGCCATAACCGAGATCAGAGAGGGGGCATGGTCTGTGCGCCACGTTTATTATTCGGGCACTGGCGCCATGAAAGGAGAATATCACAACATCAACACCCCAGTGGAGATGTATCCATATGGGGCCAGATATGTGGATCTGGAGATAGACGTGGTGCGCCGTCCTGGAGAGCCAGCCTTTCTTGTGGACAAAGAAAGGCTGGAGTTGCTTGCCAGGGAGGGATATGTATCAGAAAACCTCAGGAACAAGGCCTTGGAGGTTGCCCAAGGCATACTTCAACGTCTTAACCGTTGA
- a CDS encoding 2-dehydropantoate 2-reductase, giving the protein MKVAVLGAGAMGSLFGGMLAQRGHHVWLLDIWKEHVETIGKRGLRITGLSGDRVIKSVKAASSAQEVGSVDLVIVFVKSTVTEEAVRSASSLFGPETLALTLQNGIGNVEQIARVIGSRNVLAGTTAQGATVLGPGEIYHAGQGPTAIGELMGAVTPRVKNVAAIFNDAGIQTSVSDNVMGLIWGKLLVNLGINALTALTGLRNGQLLDHPETVEILELAVLEGFRVCKAKGISLPYEDPVAHTKEVAMATSSNISSMLQDVKNRRKTEIEMINGAVVREAQAMGIETPVNKVLTNLVRVLERSYIHGSQKP; this is encoded by the coding sequence ATGAAAGTGGCAGTGCTTGGGGCCGGAGCCATGGGTTCGCTCTTTGGGGGCATGCTGGCACAGAGGGGTCACCATGTGTGGCTCCTGGATATCTGGAAGGAACACGTGGAGACCATTGGAAAAAGGGGGCTTCGCATAACAGGTCTTAGCGGGGACCGGGTGATCAAGAGCGTCAAGGCGGCCAGCTCGGCCCAAGAGGTGGGGAGTGTGGATCTGGTCATCGTTTTTGTGAAGTCCACGGTAACAGAAGAAGCGGTCAGGAGTGCCAGCTCTCTTTTCGGGCCTGAGACTTTGGCCCTGACTCTGCAAAACGGAATCGGAAATGTGGAGCAGATCGCAAGAGTAATAGGCTCGCGAAATGTTCTGGCAGGAACCACGGCCCAAGGGGCCACTGTGTTGGGCCCAGGAGAAATATATCATGCAGGTCAGGGCCCAACGGCCATAGGTGAACTAATGGGAGCTGTCACGCCCAGGGTAAAGAATGTGGCTGCCATCTTCAATGATGCGGGTATCCAGACAAGCGTTTCAGACAATGTCATGGGGCTCATCTGGGGCAAGCTTCTGGTGAACTTGGGTATAAATGCCCTGACAGCCTTGACAGGGCTCAGAAACGGACAGCTGCTGGATCATCCCGAGACGGTTGAAATCTTGGAATTGGCGGTGCTGGAAGGATTTCGGGTGTGCAAGGCCAAGGGTATTAGCCTTCCCTACGAAGATCCAGTGGCCCACACCAAGGAGGTGGCCATGGCTACCTCCAGCAACATTTCCTCCATGCTGCAGGATGTCAAGAATCGCAGAAAAACAGAGATCGAGATGATAAACGGAGCAGTAGTCAGGGAAGCCCAGGCCATGGGTATTGAAACCCCGGTAAACAAGGTGCTTACAAACCTGGTTCGTGTGCTTGAACGTTCATATATCCATGGATCTCAAAAGCCTTGA
- a CDS encoding ACT domain-containing protein: MIHSDTGLCMRLLEGNYAICQLCSGSSIPEWALGGQWASFTMSPRELSLVCLEERVPQGVICQRGWRVLELQGPVDPNSVGVISRISSALAEASIPLCVISAYETDYFLIRDEDLGRAMEVLEGKGSRIGGRSRCGRDR, encoded by the coding sequence GTGATTCACTCGGACACTGGGCTTTGTATGAGGCTTCTAGAGGGCAATTATGCCATTTGCCAACTTTGCTCTGGCAGCTCTATTCCTGAATGGGCCCTGGGAGGGCAATGGGCTTCTTTCACCATGAGCCCCCGGGAACTCTCTTTGGTTTGTCTTGAGGAGAGGGTGCCTCAGGGAGTCATTTGCCAAAGGGGATGGCGCGTGTTGGAGTTACAGGGACCAGTGGATCCCAACTCCGTAGGGGTCATCTCCAGGATAAGCTCTGCTTTGGCTGAAGCCTCGATCCCTCTTTGTGTGATATCTGCCTATGAGACAGATTACTTCCTGATTAGAGATGAGGATCTGGGCAGGGCCATGGAGGTGCTAGAAGGCAAAGGCAGCAGAATTGGTGGCCGGAGCAGATGTGGGAGGGATAGGTGA
- a CDS encoding amidohydrolase family protein, which translates to MARIIRVRKEEKTAILGRGVVAKAGDGALAARGILVMGEKILGLIPSHEAGLESLEADHVIDLSHCFLFPALVDAHLHLSLGGESKAGQRLRACLESGIAAVRDAGHRHPQQLLKMLRNGPQGVEVQVCGWAIHAPGTYGSFLGRSVKDMAEFQQTLENLINMGALFLKVILTGPVDFGMGRVWPAQGFPTADLRHMVSKAKEAGLKVMVHANGSQGVRAALEAGVDTLEHGYLIDKQTLRLMSQTSTTWIPTLVPVRKLMDRCSQEPHCPADFLENLRRIYDIQKENLAEAYELGVRIAAGTDAGAPHVEPGESIYEEMRLLSQAGLGPWEALRAATCNGAEILCVSSRPALGCLEKGFRTHILAIREPKWLLEPQQLVAVILPEDGNRAEMC; encoded by the coding sequence TTGGCTCGGATCATACGGGTCAGAAAAGAAGAGAAAACAGCCATCCTGGGAAGAGGTGTAGTGGCCAAGGCTGGGGATGGTGCTTTGGCAGCAAGAGGGATTCTAGTAATGGGGGAGAAAATATTGGGTTTGATTCCATCCCATGAGGCGGGTCTTGAGAGTTTGGAAGCAGACCATGTGATAGATCTGTCCCATTGCTTTCTCTTCCCGGCCCTTGTGGATGCACACTTGCATCTTAGTTTGGGGGGTGAAAGCAAGGCAGGGCAGCGTCTCAGGGCCTGTCTGGAGTCAGGCATAGCCGCTGTTCGGGATGCGGGGCATAGGCATCCCCAGCAGCTTCTAAAAATGTTGAGGAACGGCCCCCAGGGAGTGGAGGTGCAAGTTTGTGGGTGGGCAATCCACGCTCCAGGCACATATGGATCGTTTTTGGGGCGAAGTGTGAAAGACATGGCAGAGTTCCAGCAGACATTGGAAAACCTCATAAATATGGGGGCCCTCTTTTTGAAGGTTATTCTCACGGGACCGGTAGATTTCGGGATGGGTCGGGTGTGGCCGGCCCAAGGCTTCCCAACAGCCGATTTGAGGCATATGGTCTCCAAGGCCAAGGAGGCCGGCCTTAAGGTCATGGTCCATGCCAATGGAAGCCAGGGGGTCAGGGCAGCCCTGGAGGCTGGTGTGGACACCTTGGAGCACGGATACCTGATAGACAAGCAGACCCTGCGTTTGATGTCCCAGACCTCCACAACATGGATACCCACCCTTGTGCCTGTGAGAAAACTCATGGACAGATGCTCCCAGGAGCCCCACTGCCCTGCCGATTTTTTGGAGAACCTAAGAAGGATTTATGACATTCAGAAAGAGAACTTGGCTGAGGCATATGAGCTGGGGGTGCGCATAGCTGCAGGCACTGATGCTGGGGCTCCCCATGTGGAACCAGGTGAATCCATTTATGAAGAGATGAGGTTACTGTCCCAGGCAGGACTGGGGCCTTGGGAAGCTCTCAGAGCAGCCACCTGCAATGGGGCAGAGATCCTTTGTGTCTCTTCCAGACCCGCCTTGGGGTGCTTAGAAAAGGGCTTCAGGACACACATCTTGGCCATCAGGGAGCCCAAGTGGCTCTTGGAGCCACAGCAGCTTGTGGCCGTGATATTGCCCGAAGATGGAAATAGGGCAGAAATGTGTTGA
- a CDS encoding four-carbon acid sugar kinase family protein — MLELVVIADDLTGAADTTVRFCPYMEEVWLFPGEIPSSPWDPSSSTALGVHTDSRNLPPHEAHNRLSTWTSWLIKMAPALVYKKVDSCMRGNVGVEVQALLEALAKPCAFIAPAYPEMGRTTLGGVHLVYGVPVSQSEMARDPLCPVGSSELREMVSGPWKLPVAHLSLELLEGSQMSLQRHIERLVSSGIRQITFDATQMRHLRKIAAMALKMDALPVGSAGLATALAQSRFEHRKASREEPLKMGLERHLFVVGSNSPRAKTQMTVLLKNPMVCRLSVPWESYGKKKEPWDWISGMRRGCILLTPEQPRAQGPDPKRMTQALALAAKKIVQIWSPQTLFLTGGETAQAALTHLAVESILLLAEPLPGVVLGRAHGGSKPGMLILTKAGAFGEDQIMARILEGLIQGFSPQRKRKEESDEKPEGPTG, encoded by the coding sequence ATGCTGGAACTGGTGGTAATAGCCGACGATCTTACCGGTGCGGCTGACACAACGGTAAGGTTCTGTCCATATATGGAAGAGGTCTGGCTCTTCCCTGGAGAAATTCCCTCAAGCCCATGGGATCCCTCAAGCTCAACAGCCTTGGGGGTGCACACTGACTCCAGGAATCTTCCACCTCATGAAGCGCATAACCGACTCAGCACATGGACTTCTTGGCTTATAAAGATGGCTCCTGCCCTGGTTTACAAGAAGGTGGACTCCTGCATGCGAGGAAATGTGGGTGTTGAGGTTCAGGCACTGCTTGAGGCTTTGGCTAAACCTTGCGCCTTCATAGCTCCGGCCTATCCTGAGATGGGCAGGACAACCCTGGGAGGAGTCCATCTTGTTTACGGTGTGCCCGTTTCCCAAAGCGAGATGGCCAGAGACCCTCTGTGCCCAGTGGGCTCCTCCGAGCTGAGGGAAATGGTCAGCGGCCCATGGAAGCTTCCCGTTGCACATTTGAGTCTAGAGCTGTTGGAAGGTTCACAGATGAGCCTCCAGAGGCATATAGAGAGACTGGTCTCCAGCGGGATTCGGCAAATAACCTTCGACGCCACCCAGATGAGACACCTCAGGAAAATAGCTGCCATGGCCTTGAAAATGGATGCACTGCCCGTGGGCTCAGCAGGTCTTGCCACAGCCTTGGCCCAGAGCAGGTTTGAGCATAGAAAAGCCTCCAGAGAAGAACCATTGAAGATGGGTCTTGAGCGCCACCTTTTTGTTGTAGGATCCAACTCCCCAAGAGCCAAGACTCAGATGACAGTACTACTTAAAAACCCCATGGTATGCAGGCTTTCTGTGCCATGGGAGAGCTATGGCAAGAAAAAGGAGCCATGGGATTGGATTTCTGGTATGAGAAGAGGATGTATCCTGCTTACCCCAGAGCAGCCCAGAGCCCAAGGCCCGGATCCCAAGCGCATGACTCAAGCCCTGGCCCTTGCGGCAAAAAAAATTGTCCAGATATGGTCTCCCCAGACTCTTTTTCTCACAGGCGGGGAAACCGCCCAGGCTGCCCTGACACATCTAGCTGTGGAGAGTATCTTGCTTCTGGCAGAACCCCTTCCGGGCGTTGTGCTGGGAAGAGCTCATGGGGGCTCAAAGCCTGGCATGCTGATCTTGACCAAGGCAGGTGCTTTTGGAGAGGATCAGATCATGGCCAGAATCCTGGAAGGCTTGATCCAGGGGTTCAGCCCCCAAAGGAAAAGAAAGGAAGAATCAGATGAAAAACCAGAAGGACCCACGGGATAA